AATTGTTCACTGTACGCATCATGTGTGGTGATCTGTCAAGAAAGAAAATAGAACATCTGAGTCGCTCTAAATGATGTTTTAGGAAACACCTTGTTTTCAGAATATAAACAGTTCTATTTAGCATCAATTTGATTTGCATTTGCGTTTAAAATTCGAATTAGTTCTTATTCACATACATATAATCGGATAAATtgaaacaataattaatttaacacATCAGTAATTCATTAACCAAATAGCTTGATATACATATAATGATAAACAATTATGTGTAGCTAGTCAAGCTATTACTAACGACTAATATTCACATTAATTATTGGTTTATTCAACCGGGTCTTACACGTACGTATTCTCATAATAtggtatatatttacatttatcgaATCTTTAACAAGGAACGGCTAACATAATTGTAAATATGATACAACCATCGCATTCAAGATGACAATTAATTAAATGCTTCAACTTCAGGGCATCGGAGTGTAGTCCCATACAAAGGTATTTGATTGCGAACTTAGTCAAGTGGCATGTGTTATGACGTCTCGAAATAGAGGCAGAGCCACGAGACCGAAACATACTCTTGAAACAGTATTCATTTTTGATTACATATATTCTCACAATTTTGTTCATGAGCATGTCAACCTTGTTTCTAGTGGTACGTGCAATGAAGTATATAATGAAGCTATTATTGGCCAAAATAACGTTGTTttgctagtatggtaatacgggaTCGGACAAAGAGCAGCAAAATTGTATACTGTGTATGAATATTTAGTCCCGCACCATTTTACACAGGTATAtcattttaaagcgggtatatacgcttttgtcaaatatttatgaatttatataaactgtgtaaaaaacttattacatgtatatatatatttcaatataaattaaaataaaagttaagaagaacatgtgtcgaaaaatgcgaaataagccagatatttaattctgaaattgaaaacggctgtacagccgaattcgccagcatgtataccatacatgtacgaacTCTgctttaacttccgggaagaggcggaagtccataggggccaaatccgggttgtaaggaggacttaggcgctgtaacgtgaaatttgacgtaaattctgtttatcaacgaaattttaaccaaatttaaattcgcgtaacgctcatacttataataaaatacacgcgtgtcgttactgaggtctctatggcaacgcgtttcacaCGCGCTTtgtggaattcatgcatttttagcttatatataaagtccgtgataattggtttgtataatatgtaaatttcattgacttttaccagcaaactaataagttatagcgaaaatccacgaacttctagaacacccctcgtagtttaacggtttataatacaaagacgaatgcttcggttattgtaggaaaatatgtacgtcactatcggctcggggcgctaatttgtctttgctgcatattatgaaattcggctttaatgtataatttttcttgcctattttttgttattgtaacatattttatcaatgtattacaattaaacacatataaaaaatcgtatatacccgctttaataacaTGACTTTTGCcgagcaatatatgtcccctaccggctccaccattgtcagattttttgttgccatagcaaccagaaattttgacgtaggaacaaaatgaaatgacgtgcataatctccatattgccatcggtccatgttttaagtttcatgaaaaatatgaagaactttaaaagttatcgcaggatccataaaagtgtgacagactgacggactcacGGACTCACGGACACACGGACGAATGGACACACagatcttgttgttgttttttatgataatGTTGTATGTTTAAATGTTGGTTTGCATAAATTATCATTTACGTTGACAAATAAAAAGAAGTTTGAAAAAGGAACATTATCTATCATATGTAAGTCATGTGATGATGCATACATGTCGTGCATTGGCGCCATCTCCTGCCCTTGGTACCACCTCTTCGGCATAAGCTCCATCTCTTGTAGAAAATACAAAGTCTATGAGATCTGCAGGAAGCTAATGGGTTTTGCATACAGCAGCTAGTATATGTTGAAAGCAATCGTTTGGTGTCGTAAGCGAATTAATCGGGTGGAAATTGGCTCGCCACGCAGGCGAAATACATCGATTTGTTTACAAAACTCAACAtaccacaacttataaaggtcttCTCGTTTCAATATGGCTTGTTAATGTATGTTGTTATACATTTGAGGATGAATTAATCTGCGTTGAATCGCACAACATTGCCTGTATTTTTAATAATTCGAAATATGTTGAagtaaacatataaaacctactcaccctgtagaattatccgtgaaatttcaaacatccggtccttagcgccacctcggaagtagaaTTGGCTTagttattaacccattcatgcctagcgtcctgaaaaaaggacattgcaaacagcgtagacccagatgagacgccgcataatgcggcgtctcgtctgggtctgcgctgtttgcttaaatgaatttctttatgaaatattctaaatatagaaataaatatacttgacacccctaattttgtaaataaattgatccaatttagaaggatgggagagtccactgggcataaatggggtAATGCATCGCAAAAACATCCGGGTtcgatgtgaagtgttttgtcgCTCGCTATAGTAAGCTTCTCACAAAGTTGATGTAAAGCGAGAAGTGAACAAACATAAACGCGACATTGTCCGAAGTATTGTCGGCAGAAAAGATGTCAGATATGTCTCTTTTAAATGGAAAATGGAAACTGGTAGCCGTTGATAATGCGGTAGAATATTATAAGGCGATCGGTATGTAGAGTTATGTTTGTTGTATAAAGAGTAACAAATATTTCTTTATCGGTCATTAAATGGTGCattattttgttttcgttttttgtACTTCGCGTTCTTGACAAGTAGAAGTTCTTATGATCTTTTGAGAACAGTTTCGCAACAGCAGTCCAATTATacctttattataaatattatttttcatcgtTTGGCCgcatgctttatttataaattatcttTCTGCAAATACGCAAACGGTTTAACGAACAACTATAATTTCGAATAAATAACATGAcctaataaaatattatttcttttacaATTATACATTTTCCCCAAAGGATCGGAATGTTTAAAGTAGGTTACCGCGGAGCTGTGGTTTTTCGATTGTTTCATGGCAGTTGATGATGGTTCTTAAAAGAAAGACAACCAGACACATATTTTAGGCTAAGCATTTCGACAAATCCTACCTTTTAAAGATAGAATCACAGGTTTGATCCTCCGGGAAGAAAATAACTGTAAATATCCATCAATACAGGTACTGCAGCCGAACACATCGCGCAGGCCGAGCGTCTGCTCACCCCCGAAAACAACATCGTCCAAGAGATCGAGATTGTGGGAAACAATGTCACCCTCAAGTTATCCGTGCCCGGCAAGGTGCTCGAGGTCAGGGCGGTCATCGGCGAGACCACAACGGTCCCCTTCCTGGACGGGCGCATTCTTAAGGTAAGACTAACGTTTGGTCcaagcacggactctagatgagacggatatgaaacgggaccgtatcggcaaatatcTTGTCGATACCTTGTCACGTGaccggtagctatcgattagcgtacatcgaagcgccgaggttatatattttgatgtacccactcacgtctttttctAAAGATACGCTCCGTGGTCCAAGAAAACGAACACATATAACATAAGATATGAAACTATATAAGACATATAAAGGTTGACAAATCAAATATACTTAACCTCGCTCCACTTCCTTTACAAAGTTTTCAGTGCGTGAAGTAGATTTTTATTGAATGCACcagatttttgacgatgctgcttcagcccaaattttgtttcgtaccagAAATtgttcgtacctattttttttcctacccaattttttttgtacacacatttttttagtacccaattttgtgttcgtacccaaaaatgtgttcgtacccaaatttgttttcgtacccaattttttttcgtacccattttttttcgttctcacatttttttcgtacccacatttttgggGGGCTTAATTTTTTGTACCCAACAtttccgtacccaaattttttttttcgtccccaaaatgttcgtacccacatacacaatcgTGGTgaagtagataaacttaaattgatgcttttatatccatcctcttcaaaagcatcgtcacattaGTAcagtcagtactttgatttttcaATACGGTCATCAACTCCAGAAGACTTATAAGTTAACTTATGGTAGGAAGTGTGAGTGCGAGACGCCCCGTTCCAGTGACGACATGGAGTGTAACTTTTTAAGTTCCCAGTGGCAGTTACCTACTTCGCTGAAACTCTGTTAAACATATCATGGAAAGGCGAGCTAATAGGTTAGGTTTGAGCTGGGCATCGAACCTGTGTCCGACTATGTTCTCGTGCCAGTGTGTTACCTCTAGATCACAGAACCGCTCTGTCTTATGGTACCGATGTTGCGCCTATATTAAGAGTGATAATGCGAAAAAGAAAGAGCATGAATACATGCAGTCTTTGAGAATTTCCTTTAATCTAGTCTCGTAGCGACCAGGGTTCAATGTCCGTTAATCTAGTCTCGAAGCGATCAGAGTTCAATGTCCGTTAATTTAGTCTCGTAGTGACCGGAGTTCAATGTCCGTTAATCTAGTCTCGTAGCGACCGGAGTTCAATGTCCGTTAATCTAGTCTCGAAGCGACCGGAGAATGTCCGTTTATCTAGTCACGTAGCAACCGGAGTTCAATGTCCGTTAATCTAGTCTCGTAGCGACCGGAGTTCAATGTCCAatcgcatgtgagtttggttggtggtcaccatacatGGCAGGTGTGGTTCCCTCGGgtaccccccccccacacacacacacaaactcaCAGCAAAACCAGGTCCCAACTGCACTTGACAGCATCACAACTGAAGTAAAGTGAAATGCCTTGTTTAAATTTAAGCAAATGAACAGCATAAACTTGCAGCTGTGGTTTAAAGTTCGTGCGCTAAGTAAGTTTCTTATATTGGATTGTATCCTCACATTATTTAGCCTTCTATGCGCGACTCCGGATCAGCAGACAAATTATTGCATCAgtctatacatgtatgttttaggTATTGGATATAGTCGATGAATCACAATTGTATGTTCTCATGGTCCTTATAAACttcttaacaaaacacaatactCCAACCTCCACGCTGGGTTTTCGTTCTATGATTTCACATACAATCTCTTTCGTCAGAAGGAAATCTTttcagatctggaaggattttaattttttgtttaagtattgtattatgAAACGTATTAtcaatttctttaatattttcaaagtattgtataagtttaggttcattaaataaatatctaaatcttaaaaaagggaaaaaatacAACGGGAAAAGGATTGTACTTCGTgtctcggctatcatcacgttgctggttataacggcagggatttgatccaggtATGCTGGTTCcggtcaaatctctgcgcggaggttgacaaTACTCATTTAACTTGTTAAACATGTATAGAACGGATATCTCTCCATTTATTAAAGGACACTAGTGACGTCTCACAAACATTATTTTGGGGATTCAGTCAGGACGCAAACGAacagatatatatattatatatatatatatatatatatatatatatatatatatatatatatatatatatatatattgtattggaTTGATACCGGTATGTTAAATCCCAATCCTGGCACTCATATCATATCGTTATGCATTATGTTTTAGACCGTTTACGAGTTGGACGGCAACAAATTGCTCGAGAAACAGAGCGGAGGTTTTGTCTCAAACAATACCCGATATCTTGAGGGCAACCACCTGATTTACGTGAGTGTAAAACTTCCAATTCAAGTGAGATGTCTGGTATGCATTACGCCAGCTATCAAAGCGATAATATTGCGCGTTCTATtggttatgatttttttaattgatccTAAGATTCGttattatttaacccatttatgcccagtggactctcccatccttctgaattggatcaatttatttccaaaactagggatgtctattatatttattttagaatatttcttacagaaattcctttaagcaaacagcacagaccctgatgagacgccgcatcgtgcgtcgtctcatctgggtctacgctgtttgccaaggccttattactatagacgctaggcatacatgggttaataaaCACATTTGTCTTTTATTTAACAGTATATGCATCCTTCTTGACCTTTGTTATTCATATTGCCATTCGGCCGAAATTTCAACGTTTATGATAATAAACACTTCATCATTACCGGATGTGCACCAAGAAACGTTTTAAGtgcaaataatatacatgttcTTCGTCATTGTTCTTCTGAAAGCATGCACGTTGTCCGTCGGTTTATACTGATGTCGGTATTGATGTATTATTTTACTCCTTGTTATTACAGGAACAGGTTGCGGAGACTGGAGTTTCCTCTACAAGGAAGTACATCAAGTTGTAATTACACGACGATAATAGACGAGGGGCTGTACTTCATCTAATTTCTTAGGGAAACTGAAAGAACATTTGTCATAATCACAAATTGTCATGCCCCTTGTCTGTCTAACGTAGCAatatttctaaaattaaatacttttgtttttaaaatgttctaaaacatgtcttcaatattaaacaagtgtgtcgatatatatcatatacaaatCTATAATGTTAGCTTCATGTAAATTATCTGATCTCATATGCTCATCTAAggttttaaaaagtatgtttttgaaaagttttactgtatttttcaccataatatttattttttagctttatttcaCATACTAGTTACAAGAAGGCTAAAGGCCTTGGTAGCTCACCTGAGACCCGAAGGAACTGAAATGTTTTTATCaccctttgtaatgtttaaaaaacCATTTCAGAACTTGGCAAATATATCATTCTAACATATGAAAgtaaattt
This genomic stretch from Dreissena polymorpha isolate Duluth1 unplaced genomic scaffold, UMN_Dpol_1.0 chrUn028, whole genome shotgun sequence harbors:
- the LOC127863703 gene encoding sodium/calcium exchanger regulatory protein 1-like produces the protein MSDMSLLNGKWKLVAVDNAVEYYKAIGTAAEHIAQAERLLTPENNIVQEIEIVGNNVTLKLSVPGKVLEVRAVIGETTTVPFLDGRILKTVYELDGNKLLEKQSGGFVSNNTRYLEGNHLIYEQVAETGVSSTRKYIKL